GCATTGTAGTAAAGCATGACATGACAGTGGATTTTTCTGCAGCatgctttgtgtgtgtttgtcaagAGTGATCATTAAGCTTTTTAGAAAATGTGGATATGGTTTGGTATGTGAACTTTAACTAGTGTTTTATGCCTGGTCACTAACTTTTACCCAGGATTTTTCAAGTGAAATTTAAAAGCGCTTGCCAGTTTGTAAGGTTCACATAGAATTAGGAggctagcatttttttttttttgcttttaaattcattttagacattttgtttaattattgcatAGGCTGTTCTAGATTGTCGCAGTATGGAGGTAACATCAAGTTAGCCGTTCCCTGAGGCTGTCTAATGCAGTGGCCTCTGCatggctttgtgtgtgtgtgcgattcgagagagagagatggaaacACTAACCTCTACCCCTCCTCCTCTCCACCACACATCCACCTGAAGGCACTCCCTGCGGATGGACCAGGTGACTTGCAATTTGTCCAACGACTCTAGCAAAAAGAGGCTGATGGAGGACACACAGGACTGGCAACCTCGCACTGGCACCACCCAGTCCCGGTCCTTCCGAATGCTTGCCCAGCTCACAGGCACCGAGTTCAGTAAGTCAGGCAGAGGAGATCAGGGCGGGCACGGCTGTTCTGGTAAAGGCagggggtggggaggagaggcTTGAGCGAGTCTTGCACTCTAGACTATATCCACGGTCCCTCTTGGAGCGCCACGTAATGCGCTTGTGTTTTTTATAATGAACTGGCTGCTGTAATTGCAGCTCCAGGCTGTGTGTGTGGCACATTGGAGGAGAGTTTTCTCAGGGCTTTGGAGCTGACTAGCATACCAtactatgaaaaataaaacaatgtttcataacattgtaattaattCATTCTAGGACGGAGGCAACAGAAAGTTATGCAGTTATTATAAAATGATACTTCCCAGATTCTCCTTGCCTGGGGTGATGAAATGGAAATAAACTTAGGGAGCTAATCCAATCAGGAGACTGCTATGTACTCTCCATGCACATTAACATTGTGGATTTAACTGCACTGGATGTTTTAGACAGAACTctctcttcttcttttttttttttttttttttttcctccattcTGTAATACAACCTTGAAAAAAGCATGAAGGTCGTGTTAGATGGTCTGTTACAATACCAGAATATCTTGGTCTATAGAtcacactttttaaaattgtgataCTGAGGTTTATACAGCTTTTGTGCTGTgatgtggagtggagtggagcagAGTCTGGATTTAGTTTAGTCAGGCTGATTTCAAAATGGTGTTTTGGGGGGTGCTGACGcatatctctcctctctcttggCCCTCAGTGCAGGATCCTGATGATGAGAACCTAAAAAGGTCCCGGTAAGccgactgtgtgtgtgcgtgtgcgtgcattCAACCCTAAATACCCGTCCGACTTGGAAGTGTGCTTTACATTCAGTCGTAACTTGGATAGATTTGGCTGTTAAGGGTGGGCTAAAACCTTTTGTTAAATTAAACTAACATTTTGTGATGTTTGTGTGGCATCATAACCTATTATCTAGAAAACAATAGTTTGGTGTGTCTTTAAAATCCTAGAACTCTTTTGTATTTTTACTGAAACTCATCTGTTGCTGTTGGAGGTAATAGAGCTCGTTTTGTCCATTCGTGCTTACTGCTCCCTGTGGATGGTAGAACGACCCGTTCACCCAGTTGCATGCTTGAGAGTGGTAGACTGTCTGTCTTCTGCATCAGATTTCTGCAACACTTTTTCTCTCTTTGCcttgtgtttctgtttctttttaatactgtccctttttctttctcctgtccctttttttctttctgtgctcACCTTCCAGGGAAAAGTTCCTCACAGAAATCAAGAGCCCGCGTTATGCCCGGCTGCGTGACTGGCACCACGAGCGCTCTGCCCGCTCCCTCAATATCTAAACCCGAGCGCTGCGCATTGACAACCACAGAACAAAAACACGTCTAacacaattcattaaaaaaaaaaaaaaaaaaccacatagtCAGACCCGGGAGAGGATTGCAGTTTCACTCTGGCCTAGCTCCCCAGGCTAAGCAGACACCTGAATACTGAGCCCAACGACAGATACTCCTAAACAAGAGCAAGGAAATGTGATGAATTCGCTAGTCAAGTAGCTCTGCATCCCAGTGTAACGCACACCTGTAAGGAGTGCTGTAGCGCAGTAAGCTGTAATAAAGAGAGAgctttttatgtgtgtgtgttgtttttctctTCTGATTTTATCCTCTGGACACCTTTTGAATGACACTACCTGTTTTCACTCTCTGTATACTAAACAGTTTagtttttatgttttcatttgcTGGTCTTTCATCCTTGTGTTCTCCTTTTGGAAGACTAACTTGGTTTTTGATGCTCTTTTCTGCATTTACAAATACATGAACTATTCACAACTCCTGGATTTTTGAAagcttggtttgtttatttatttatttaatttattttattggtgATTCAAATCCGATTTCTTACTGGGATGCCTGCGACTACACACTTGCCTTGTACAGTAAACTATGATtgatttgtttgcttatttttacCAATAAACGTGTTGCCAGGTGAAGCCCTGGAGATTCCTGTGTTTTCGCAGTGCTTGTGGAAACCAGAAGCAGAGGCATCCTGTCCTCAAATGCACTATAGCAAAACAAGACTTTGATTACGCTGACACACGTCTTAAAAGGGCAAAGAATATGGATGTAATGAGCTATTCTTAGTATTGCATTATCACAGTCTGCAGTGGACCCTCGGTATCCTTCCACTAATCAAAGGGTCTCCTTATTTGACTGGCATTGGTGGCTACCGGCACTTTGTCTGTATGCCCACTCAGTTGTGGGTATGGTGGTCTGGCTTCCAGAGCGGACTTCCAGATCAACAGGAAAATGAATAATGATTTCATGTCAGACAGTTCCATATTTAATTTGAAAAGCTTGGTGCTTTTCATCGAAGGCATTGGGATTATACGGTCGAGGTCCTGCATTGCAAATGGTCTTTTTGTAgttaattaaaacacagtcagtttgatttttaatggtaaaGCGTTTCCCCCGAGTTGCTTTTCTAATACTGGCTGctttacattccctaaaggtaCTGTAGCTTTAGATGCAGTCACGCACGCTTTCCTACCTTCTTGAGATGATTAAGCTCTGCGTgcaagcgggggggggggggggggggcatagacAATTTGAATGCAAATAGACTGCACTCTGGCCCTTGGTCTTGTTAATATTGCATCTTTCCACTTTAAAATCTTGACAAGGGCTTAGTACAAGTTACAACACAGAAACAGAATTTAGTGTTGTCCAGAGACCTCTTAAGTGTGGCTTTGCCTGATGGGAGATGGGATCAGAACTTTAATGAGCAAGTTAATGAAGCTCGCAGTTCACTTCAGTGGCTAATGTAGCTGCAATAGGCATGTGTCGCTGTGGGGGGTGGGGATACAATTAGAGATGAACCAGGCATGCAATCTCCTTATCTTTTTAAGCTGCAATCTGGAAAATAGGAGGCAAGAGAATTTAGAATTGGGTGGGGAGAGCGGGAGCGGTCCTGGAGACTAAAGCACCCGTGTTCATAGACCAGGTAGAGCTTCTCCACTCTGCCCAGAAATGTACCTCAGCCCTGCCCTGGATGGGAATCCCACTGGTCCTGTTTGAGACCACGTGGTTGTTGGCCAGTAAGTCACTGGTTGCTGTACTATAGGCGGGATGAATAGAGATTTTCTCGCCAACTGTAACGCAGTGCAGCTGTCTGCCAGGTTAAAGCTGAGGTGTACGTCTTCATGTGAAGCTGTTTGTCATGCTACATCATGACAAACTTACGGAAATATGGAATGGGGTTTTCCAAACACAACTGCtgcaaatcactttttttttttttttaacccccacAAAACTGCATTTGCAGTTAGCTGAACACAGTGTGGTAACTCTGTGTGCCTGCGATCTCATTCTGGCAAAGCAAGGTGCGGTTTGTTAGCTGTTGGGGAGGAGGAAGCAGGGCTCTGCATGTGATTAGGCTTACCGCGGATTTCAGAAACAAATCCATTACAAACTGGCACTGAAAAACAAGCAGAGCCTCCTATCAGACTGTAACTTTCCATGTGCCAGAAGGAGAATGAAAGCAATCGCCCAAAACCAACCACATTATTTTCAAATCTGCAGTAATGTGGAAATATCACGTGACAAGTAGGAGCAGGTTTGTGCTTCTGAGAGAGGCAGTTCAGTGTTCCATGGCTTTATTTGACAATAAACCAGTGACAGGTACACGTAAGGACTGAAACATGATCCTTAAGAATGGCAGCAGTTCAATATAAGCAATGTTTCTCAGGTCTGTGCACAGACTAAGTGACGTGCTGTGTTGTGGTATTGTGTGGATGCTGGTGTCATTGTGAGGTAAGTGCTTTTTCACCTCgatgcacatttttataaaagtacACACATACAATGAATAAAGTTAACTTTAAGCAGGTGGCTGCAAGAAAAGTTTGCTTTGAGGAGGGAGCCTGTCTGTCAAGAACAGCGAGCTCCACACCAACCAACGCTTAATGAACTGAAGTGGAGTGCAGGCTTCCAGTGCCATTTGGTTTCTGACATTGTGATAGATTCAACAGAGTTTCAGCCACTGcgtttctttgatttttctgtaCTAGACAGGAAACTTGATGGAACATGATAATTGATGTGATAATTATTGGTGCGCCCGTGTTGCCTGATTTAGCTGgcattttacagtacaatataaagCCATTGGTGGCACGTGAAGTGATACTCTTCGGTTTTTATTCACAGCCACGAAGTGAATCAGTCTGCTGCCAAGACGGCATCCACTGCGGCAGCGGTTGACAAACCCCATGGCGGTCTGGGTAAGAGGCACTGAACAGCGAGACGCGTGCATTACAGGAGATCAATAACATGTCTACTCTGTTTGCACAAGACTCGGCTACACCTCACGGGCTTATTGAAGTTAGATCATTATTGCAAGCAGCAGAATGCAAAACACAAGACCTCTCTGCGTGCGAATGGACCGTGacatacagctggtttcacagagtcGGAGACACTAATCATGGACAACCTTACCTGAAGTAATATCATAAATGGAAAACACTCAATAacaattctaaggtaaaactgtAAGAAATGAAGTCCAgtggacaaatgttttggctagtgccttcttcagtgaaCACTTTTACCTTCTAGTCAGTCCCAGATTGGTGCTGATCAGAGTTTGTGAAACTGGCTCATAGCCTTGTCGTACACACATATCTAATGCTATTTATATGGAcgttttcaatgtaaaaaaataaataaaataaaattgtctGTTCATCTGAAAAACTTGTACTGGGCATAAACAATAGGATTCAAACCCTTTTGAAACTCACCAGTGTGGCGAGACCTTTCCAAGCCCTACCTAATATACATGCCCctatctctccctccccctcagcCAAGGCTCCCGCTCCTTCCTCAACCCCCTCATATCGCCCTCCTTGGATAACCGATCCAGGCTTCGCTGACCGCTACCGTCCCGACAAGACCAGCACAGTGCTGACCCAGCACAGCCAGCCGGCCCAGCCCACGCCAGTGCAGAACCGCAGCTCCATCATGCAGGCAGCGCAGCAGGCTCCCGAGGGCAGTGGAAGGACCCCGGTGTGCGGGCACTGCAACAAGATCATCAGGTAGGGCCTCAGACAAGCCTGTcgctatctatatatatatatatatatatatatataatatgaaaaaaTGAAACCAAGTCTCCGTTCACTATTGTAGTGTAACCAGACTGAGTTCTAGGATCAGGATCCCATGTCATGCAGTCTCCACTGACTGtcgctgtctctctgtgttttgtCTGGGTTCCTATGCAGAGGCCGATACCTGGTGGCACTGGGCCGCTCCTGGCACCCCGAGGAGTTCACGTGCTGCCAGTGCAAGGTGGTGCTGGAAGAGGGAGGCTTCTTCGAGGAGAGAGGCTCCATCTACTGCACCAAGTGCTACGACAGCCGCTACGCACCCAACTGTGCCAAGTGCAAGAAGACGATTGCTGGAGTGAGTGCACGCCCCAGTTCATTAAGAATTCATCagcctatctgtgtgtgtgtgtgtgtgtgtgtgtgtgtgtgtgtgtgtgtgtgtgtaaaactgtACTGATCCAGGAGATCTTTGGTTGCAGACCCATCAGTGGTAACCTGGTGACTATTTTTTGTCTTGATATCCCATCTCATGTTCCTGTGACAGTGCAAGAAGCGTGAATGAGCAACAACAGACCTCCTGGACCCAGAAAATAGATGGGGATATGAAATTCAGAAGGGGTGTTGGGAACCTCTTTTAACCCTAGATGCATGCAATCATCTGTGGGGCTGCAATTGACTGAACTGCCCCTTCTCTCTGCCAGTATGTCTGTGCTGTAACGTGTGCTTGTTTGCAGGAGATCATGCATGCCCTGAAGATGACCTGGCACGTGCAGTGCTTTGTATGCGCTGCCTGCAAGGCCCCGATCAGGAACAAAGCCTTTTACATGGAGGAGGGGGAGCCCTACTGTGAGACAGGTGAGTCACAGCCTTGTGCCAGCTCAGGCTCCGTGTAATGATAAACTCCGCTTCATTGTCTTTACGACAGCACAAAAAAGAGTGCATAGAAGCCGGCTGGTATCTAAAGACTTCAGACAGCTACTGTTATCACCCAGGCGGCCTGCCAGTCTtctctgttttattttgccttttcttAATGCCTGTATTTTTGTAAATTTGGGACATTtttataaagtgaaaaaaaaaaaaaatcctttgactTGCAGACTACGACAAGATGTTTGGTACTAAATGCAGTGGCTGTGACTTCAAGATCGACGCTGGAGACCGCTTCCTGGAGGCGCTGGGCACGAGCTGGCATGACACCTGCTTCGTCTGCGCTGTGAGTCCTGCAGGCTGCTTCTCTTCAGTGTGTTTGTAGGAAGATCGACGTTCAAGGTCACGGAGGCAATCTCATGCTGTTTGTTGAACCCCATTACAATGAATGTTGTTATGGCAAATGACCCGTCCATAAAGTATTTATTAAAGGGGCTGCATTGTAATAAAATATCCTGTGCTATgaaattcagttttcttttctCTTGTCTTTTTGTTTTCCCAGATCTGCCAGATTAACTTGGAAGGGAAGACCTTTTATTCGAAGAAGGACAAGCCCTTGTGCAAGACCCACGCGTTTTCACATGTCtgatctgagacacacacacacacacacacacacacattcacactcaAGCTGAAcactacacagaaaaaaaaacacaaccccaGACAAAGCTACACTAACACCCTTTTCCTGCTTcaactctctctccctcccaagCCTTGAGACGTGAGCTGGGCTCCAGGTATCCGCCCCAAAAACAACTCCTGTGGAAGGCTGTGTAGGCAGCTGTTACCAGTGGATGTTCTCGCAAGGAGGGCTCTGTCTTTTCAGCAGTTTTATAAGGGCAAGCTAGTTGAGATGTTACAGATTTCCAGCTCCAC
The window above is part of the Acipenser ruthenus chromosome 22, fAciRut3.2 maternal haplotype, whole genome shotgun sequence genome. Proteins encoded here:
- the LOC117431743 gene encoding PDZ and LIM domain protein 7-like — translated: MTSPSPQPSASKGTRRPGAARRRSSMDVYSVTLEGPAPWGFRLQGGKDFSMPLTVSRLTPGGKAVQANVGVGDWVVSIDGASTESMTHVEAQNKIRACTGNLTLSLSRAVSTPGSNQKDSLAAASPQPRYSFAPSMSLNKMARPFGAGGGSGNSKSGPVTKPVSYVPTAAKLNPSSQGAVSVLQQHNGQERVKHEMESLDNALISSSKGQHPLLSEGTFFDELYPESKHSLRMDQVTCNLSNDSSKKRLMEDTQDWQPRTGTTQSRSFRMLAQLTGTEFMQDPDDENLKRSRVARPFQALPNIHAPISPSPSAKAPAPSSTPSYRPPWITDPGFADRYRPDKTSTVLTQHSQPAQPTPVQNRSSIMQAAQQAPEGSGRTPVCGHCNKIIRGRYLVALGRSWHPEEFTCCQCKVVLEEGGFFEERGSIYCTKCYDSRYAPNCAKCKKTIAGEIMHALKMTWHVQCFVCAACKAPIRNKAFYMEEGEPYCETDYDKMFGTKCSGCDFKIDAGDRFLEALGTSWHDTCFVCAICQINLEGKTFYSKKDKPLCKTHAFSHV